A window of Coregonus clupeaformis isolate EN_2021a chromosome 28, ASM2061545v1, whole genome shotgun sequence contains these coding sequences:
- the LOC121542324 gene encoding cholecystokinin-like has translation MNAVICVCVLLSALSGSSLGRLSHSQDEGKPEPPQLDSVMSPQHTRHTRSVPPSGQLTPFSKPAEDEAEDSRTNLRELLARLVSRKGSFQRSSSLSSRASGPGPSHKIKDRDYLGWMDFGRRSAEEYEEYSS, from the exons ATGAATGCAgttatatgtgtatgtgtactgCTGTCTGCGCTCTCTGGCAGCAGTTTGGGGCGCCTGTCGCACTCGCAGGATGAGGGCAAGCCTGAGCCCCCCCAGCTCGACAGCGTTATGTCTCCCCAACACACACGCCACACCCGCTCAGTGCCCCCCAGTGGCCAGCTCACCCCCTTCTCCAAACCGGCAGAGGACGAGGCAGAGGACAGCCGCACCAATCTGCGTGAACTACTGGCAAGATTGGTATCCAGGAAAG GATCATTCCAGAGGAGCTCGTCCCTGAGCAGCAGAGCCAGCGGTCCGGGTCCCAGCCACAAGATAAAGGACAGAGACTACCTGGGCTGGATGGACTTCGGACGCCGCAGTGCAGAGGAGTACGAGGAATACTCCTCATAG